TGCtaccttaatttttttgaaaactttGTGCTTTATTTTCAACTTTGGCTCATTCACATCTCCGATAGGTGCAGACAAGCACAGAGAACAGAGCAAAGCCACCCATTGAGGACCTGCCAACCCCAGGAATCCCAGACCACAGTCATGAAGAAACCCAGAGCACACCCACGCCCAAAGTGGTAACTAGTCACCCTACGGATACGAAGACCAGTCACCCCGGTAGAGGTGGGTCGACTTTTGCAGAAATCATGAACTCGGCTCTCTGCGACTGTTTTcgtaatatttttattgatttacttgagagagtgtgTTATGAGTGTGGAcgtgctaggacctcttgctacgGCAcacggactccagatgtatgtgctactttgtgcatctggcttcatgtgggtgctggagaattaaacatgggctggaaggctttgtaagcaattgctttgaccactgagccattcctccagtcctctgagacttcttttcttttcttttttttttttttttttttgttttgttttgtttttcgaggtagggtctcactctagctctgacctggaattcactatgtagtctcagggtggcctcgaactcatggtgatcctcttacccctgcctctcatgtgctgggattaaaggtgtgagccaccatgcctggcttctcttgaGACTTCTTAACCACTTGTTTCATAGTTCTGTGACTCACAGTCTTTgattctacttttttatttatatttttatttatttattgagggagagagagagtgaatgggtatgccagagcctccagctactacagccaaactccagatacatatgctaccatgtacatctgacttacatgggtactggggaattgaccgtgggtccttaggctttgcaggcaaacgccataatgggtaaattatctctccagcccctgattctgctttttattttaaaatatgttatttttatttatttgggagagagagaaagtgggggagagagagagagagaataggtgcaccagggcctccagctactgcaaaagaactcgacacatgtgccaccgtgtacgtctatcttacatgggtactggcaaatcgaatctgggtccttaaactttgtaggcaaacatcttaactgctaagccatctctccagccccttgtttctgctttattttttatttatttttatttttaattttaatttttggattttcttttcttttttttttttttttttttttacgtcaGGCGGGTTATGTGCCAGAGCGTAGAGCGTAACAAGGTTTAGTGGGAGGCACACGTCACGCAAGAGCGTGAACACCCAATCATCACGCTTAAGAACCAATAAAAGGAtcaattttttggattttcaaggtagcgtctcactctggctcaggctgacctgaaattcactctgtagtctcagggtggcctcgaactctcagcaatcctcctacctctgcctcccgagtactgggattaaaggcgtgcgccaccacacccggcttgctttatttttttaaattatttacttatttgtaagaagagaaagagacacagagagaaggtggggggggggggtaagtatgggtgccccagggcttcctgccagtgcaaacaaactccagacacatgtgctccactttgtgcatctggctttatgtgggtcctggggaattgaacccaggctgtcaggctttgcaagcaagcactttaactgctgagcaatctctccagcccctgattctgctttttaaattagATGCAAAATATAGTACACAACAGTATGATGAATCCATAGGTGTGACGACACTGCGGCAATTTGCTACTGACGATTACAAAGTCAGAGTTCTGCCGGAGCTTACTTAGGAGCCCCTAGCCAGTGCATTTCGGAAATTTCCCTCCGCGCACATGTTTTGTTACATTCCACTTCAGGGAAATTCAACTTTTGCCAACTGTCAAATTACAGTTATTCAGTCCTAGTCATCCTGTGTCATGCTGTTTCTTTCCAGACGAGGCTGCCGGCGAAGCACAGACGACAGATGGGAAAGGTAGGAGAGATGTGGATCCTATGGGAATTGACTAGAAAGTtcctctgggggctggggagatggctgaggggGTGAGAACGCtttttgtgcaagcatgaggacttgaggctgatcctcagcactcatgtaaaaatctacgtgtggccatgcatgccagTAACCCTGGTTCTAAgaaagggggcagagataggattacTGGGAcaccctggtcagccagtctaaccaaaaagtggggagcaccaggttcagtgagagactctgttttaGTGAAATATGttggaagagagatagaggaagacatccagtATTTCCCTCTTCCTGCACATttgcacacatctgcatacacatgcgtGTGTCACAGGTGCACCACAAATGCTGCTaatacacacaaatgaaaataaattttagtaaAAGACAAGAAAGTTCCCTTGAGCCTAATCTTTGAGACAAATAACATTCTTTCCTGGATTTCATTAATAAGAAAATAGGGCACATTACAAAACCAGATTttacacctcttttttttttttttttcctgcagtactgggaattgaacccagggccacccacatgctaagcaaatgctgtaccactgagctacagcccagcCATATTTTTATATTGAAACATATTCTTGCTTaatatccaggctgaccttgaactcactctgtatccaaggtgcaccttgaacttgtgatcctcctacttcagcttcctgagtaactGGGATTACCAACCAAGCTTCCTTCTATCGCaatctttttccctttttccttttgtcttttttctctctctcttttccctccctcccttcctttttttctttcttcatattaaaaaagaaaagagggctggagagatggcttagctgttgaggtgcttgcttgcaaagcctaaggactcaggttcattcaccagtacctacataaaccaagtACACAAGGGgtcctcatgcatctggagttcatttgtagtggctgaaggccctggcatgcccattctctcctatattgcctctctttttctctcctttttgaataaataaataaacaaaagaggggctgtagagatggcttagtgggtaaggtccttgcctgtgtgCAGCCCAagagcccagaacccacataagccagatgcacatagtggcacacacatctggagttctttgcagttgctggaggtcctggcatgcccattccctctctacctgcttctctctctcaaataaataaatagaaataaatatattcaaaaaaataaaagagaaaatggagctgggcatggtggtacatgcctttaatcccagcactcaggaagtgtgGTAGGAGgcttactatgagttcgaggccagcccgagactacataggtcagcctgggctagagtgagaccctacctcaaagagaaggagagacagagacagagacagaaagagaaaagagaatgccCTGTACTTGAAAAGAAACAGGAGTGGGGATGTAGATCAGTGGCAAAGCACTTTCCTAGCCTGAGGCTTGAGCAGTACAAAGACAGCCCCCCATGTTACACCACACATGAGGAATCTGTCTACTTGGTAGCTATGGAGCATGGTATCATTACAGTTTATTAATACTAAGAGTAGAAGCCAGTTATTATCTGTTTGGGAATGCTACCCATTCACAATGAAGTCTGTGTATACCTGTTAAGCATGACAGATCTAGAGACCCAGATATCTTTTAACTCACAAGATGGGATTATACTAGGTCTGGGGGTGTAGCTtattggtggagtgcttgcctagcgtggTCAAGGCTCTGGTTTGATCTTTGGCAGTGCTTCTCCACTGCACTAGGAGGAATAGCACAGAACCCTGTGTGCTGAGACGGGAGGGGAGTGCCTTGCTCGTATACGGTGACGTATGGTAGGGAAACGCTCACCTGCTGTAGCGCTCATGCATTTTTCTCCCCTTCAGATGGCTTGGCCATAGTGACCCTGGTTGGAATCATAGTTGGGGTCCTACTGGCCATTGGCTTCGTTGGAGTGATCATTGTTGTGGTTATGCGGAAAATTTCAGGAAGGTTCTCGTAAGTAACACTTCACACCGTGTGATCAGAGTGAAGTATGCAAACAGAGCCCGCAATGCAAACCTTTACGCTAACAGAAGCCTCACCCCCAGCCACGTTCAAACACCCACTAATTCCGCAAGCACTCCATCTGATGGCTCCCCGAAACAGCCTTAGACCTTACAGTTTTCTAAATCCCAAGGCAGGGCCCCAGACTGGCTTCCTTTGAGATCTGGCCAGATCTGATGTGCTAATTTTCCAACTACCCAAACTTGAAAGAAAATCCAACCAAGTTTGAACTTGATGTGTAACCCCCGCACCCGCCAGAGCCAGAGGCACGTGGCTGCTGGAAAGAACCTGTCACAGAGCCAAATTTGAATGAGGAATCTTACTGGGTTGGAGCcttctttatttatgttttgttgacaacttccatgattgtaaacaatatcccatggtaattccctccttcccccacttttcccctttgaagctccattctccatcatatcccctccccctctcaatcggtctcttttattttgatgtcatgatcttttcctcctattacggtggtcttgtgtaggtagtgtcaggcactgtgaagtcatggatatccaggccactttgtgtctggaggagcacgttgtaaggagtcctacccttcctttggctcttacattctttccgtcacctcttccacaatggaccctgagccttggaaggtgtgatagagatactgcagcgctgagcactcctgtcacttcttctcagcaccatggtgccttctgagtcatcccaagcctTCTGCATTCAGGACCCACCTTCCCATCTGTCCTGCGCACCTACTGGCCCACACCACACAGCGGCGATCATGTGCTGCTAGCACTGGGTATAGCAGAGGGGAAGGAATTCTCGCTCCTCCTTAAACTTCCTTTAGATTAGAGAGTCTTCATGTTGGAGAGACATGTGATGGTCAGGGAGGGCAGTACACAATCAGAAGGCTGACTTTGGCTGTACAAGGATGAAGCGTGGCAGGGAACGGCAAGGGGAGAAGGCCCGGGGCTTCAGAAATGGAAGGCAGAGAACAACGTCTCACGAAGCCAGAAAAGAAGTAACAGTTCACTTTCTTGATTTTCACAGGCCCTGAAGAAATGAAGGGTCAGGCCCTTCTGCCAACGtgtctggaaaaacaaaaacaaacaaacaaacaaacaaacaaaagtttctgACTTCCCAAACCCCTGTCCTCCGCCTGTGGGAGAGGACGAGCCACGGCTGCTCGGCTGCCCCGCTCTCAACCGTGGTGACTCTTCCACTGGCGGGAAGTCACCGAAGGAGAGAAAACTCACCCACCAGACTTGACTCCTCCAATCATCCGCCTTTGGAAAAAATTTAAGACGTAAATTCTAGAATAAATTTGGATTACAACATATTGGGAAAATGGAACAAAACTATGTAACCTGATCCGTCGGTGTGTGTAATCACATCTTCCTCCTGGCCATTCCTTGCTGCTGTTAAGATGCGGTGGCAGCTGGAGACACGTATATCCACGGAGGCCTTGGATCCAGTGTTAAGTCATGGCACAGGTCTTTTGAAATTGCCAGTCTGTTGAAATGTACACATTCCTGTTTATTTGGGTTCATATTAAAGAGCCTGATTGTGTGTAAACCATCCAGCTGTAAATTTAAACTTAGGTTCCATGTGATCAACTCCCTTTAAGGGGAGCAGTCTGATGATTAGTCATTTGAAAAGCATCCATTTTTGGATTGTAAACAAGAAGTCTGCCCGAAGCCAGTGACGGGACTTGACATGAGGTGATGCTGCGGTAGCTtgttcccccctcctccctctgacGACGGGGAGCCCCGAGTTTCTGCGCAGACTCCTCACCTCTTTAGGACTCAAAGCAAATTGGCTGTTTTGTTCCAGATTGTGAGAACCTCATCCCCAGTGCCCAGGAAGCTGTTAGACACCACAGGATGCTAGAGGCTCGACTGTTCTAGAGGCAAGAGCCACACTTGGTccccaagcagaaagaaagcccCTGTGCTTTCTGACATGGGCAGTGGGATCTGCTGGTCTCTGACATTTGCTGTCTGCAGGACAAGATGGAGCGAGAGTAATGTGCACAGTACTAAGAGCCTGTGTGCACCCGGACCTAAAGTTCTGATTTAGAAATAAAGAGTATCGCCAGCCTTTATGGTATCCCACATCTTTCCATGGGGTCGTCATGAAAAATCAAAGTGAAGGAGGCCGGGGGGTGGGGATTTCTGCCCCTCTACTGCCCAGCTCGGGGCTTCCCTTCCTGTGGACACACTGAGATCTCTTTGCGCAGTTGGTGATCCTGACCACATGTTTCCTCAGCACTGTGATTGTGCAATCCCGACCTAGTAAGAGCTCATGAAAGAGAACAAAGTAAACCATCCTTCAGAAGCACAGCCcgtttctctcatttttttttttccagtcacgTGTGGGTGTTATTTTATACAGCACCCATGTGCTGCCCCTGCGGGTCCCCTGCTTGAATGTTAGCCAGTTGAAAGGGGCAAGACTTATAGGAGCCATGTGCACTTGGATAGCCTTCCACTTCATCATTCAGATTCCTCACAGGAGCCAGGCACAGCccatttcttctttcctgccttttctccctccccactgTGGAAAATGTTAGTCTTCCCCGAGTCATACACTGGACTCAGTGCCTGCTGGGACAGGGCTGTGGTTTCTTGGTCACAGCTGTGTTGGTACTCAATGCAGTGTAGacacattttcaaataaaacagATGAGTGTGTACAGACATGAGTCAGGCCTTTGATTGGAAATCTCTGTCGAATCTGGGTGTCACAAGAACATTTCACGGTAAGCTATCGCTTACATAAACGTCTGCCTCTTAACTTGAAGGAGTGAAATATCAGTGGTCACATGACATTCACCCATGGTCAAGAAATGTCACTACCCCTTTCACTGACCTCTCTGCTGAAACAGGGGCCGACGCCCAGGAGGAGTTGGGTAGAGGACACAACATCTCGGAGGTCCTTTCCCTCTCTGGTCTTAGGGCTAGCAAGGTTTTGCCTGGGCCCTTCTTTCTCCCCATTTGTGGGACAAAGCCACATGAGGGAGTGATTTCTTCTTGCTCCACAGTCAAGTCTTCCCTAAGAACCTGACCTTAGATATAGAGCTTAGCTACCCAAGAATATGAGGTGATACCTCTGAAAAGGATGCCAGCTGCCCAGAGTTCTGGGCAGCAGTATTTTGTTCCAGGACCCCtgtaggagacagcttcagatcactgagatgaactttcaaacccgGTATGGTTATAGAAGAAGGGATATTCATTGAAACTTACAGTTCCAGGGacgttccatgatggcagaagaagctggaccattttcacaggtccaagcagagagagaagccccaagcctaaagcccaaaagccacaccacagcaTACTGaggaattccaggcagaactcaggccctttgcatatctttacacttgaattccaaatccaccaccacaccttagggcctGGACTCTTAAGATCTGCCCCGTGACACCTCCACCAGCCCACTGGCTGGGAAtccaagaagattttttttttttttttggtagggtctcactctagcccaggctgacctggaattcactatggagtctcaaggtggcctcacggcaatcctactacttctgcctccgagtgctgggattaaaggtatgtgccaccacacctggctccaagaaattttaataaactgaatctattgggggggaGCATCTATTCTAACTACTATAATCCTTATTGGTGGGATACCCTAGCACTTCATGCCCGACATGACCTCATGGAGTCTGCTCTGGCCAGGGGCTGGTCCCTTACTGTCTGTGACCTGCCCCTCCCTATACACAGGCTCTGTTCTGTGGtgtagcagtcaccttctcattgctggataaAACATTCGACCTGAAGCAGctcacaggaggaaagggtttatttcagctgacagtcGTGAGGGGACGTTTCATCGtggcggggaaagcatggcaaagcaGAGCCTGGGTAccgcatcttgtcacatcagctgggaggaagcagcaagagggcGCTAGGAAGTTGGACTATAAAGTCCCAAGACCTGTCCTCtcctcagtgacacacccccaaggctccacctcctaagggcTTCACAGCTTTCCCAAGTTGccagccagctggggaccaagtattctaACAAAGCCTATGGGGAATATTTCACTCAAACCACACATGGGGACTCCATTGTCAGGTCTAATGTGGTCACTTGTAAAGTCTGAGAGTTAACAGTAGTTAGCATTCCacctccctcaaaataaatgcaagttaaaaacttggggctggagagatggctcagcagttaaggcacttgcctgcaaagcctagcaacttgggttcgattcctcagtacccatgtaaagctagatgcacaaagtggtgcctgtatctggagttcattagctggaggccctgacacacccattccctctgactctcttctgtctctgctggcaaatagataaaatatatttaaacaacttaaaaaggccaggtgtggggtatacacctttaatcccagtgctcagaaggctgaggtatgatggccaggagttcaaggccagagtgagtttcaggtctgtcTGGACTAAAGTAAACCCTGCTCCGAAACAAATAAATGCAGATTAAATATCCTTTATCCTAAATACCAGGCACCAGAAGTATTCAGACTAGGTTTattgttttgagatggagacttgctggtcttgaattcagtcctgcttagcctcctgagttctaagATTACAGGAACATGACATCAGAACCTCGATTTCAGAATTAGAAATATCTGCATAGAGTTTACCAGTTAAATATCCCTAGTCCTAAACTCTGAAattgagctgaagaaatggctcaacggttaaggcacttgtcttcaaaatacggtttgattccccagtccccacatgatGCACCAcatgacatatgtatctggagtttgttagcagtggctagagaccccaaagtgcccattttctttctcttctatttctttttttcttttcttttttttcgaggtagggtctcaatatagccgagactgacctggaattcactatgtagtctcagggtggcctcaaactcgctgaGATCCAccttccttggcctcctgagtgctgggattaaaggcatgtgccaccacacttggctctcttctatttctttccatttgcaaataaaaatatttttttaaaaccctgaAATTGAAAATACCCCTAAATCCCAAACTGAGCAGCATGTCTGTTCTCAAAATACTTTTGCAGTTTGGAACATTACAGCTTTCAGATTTTTAGACTAGAGAGGCTTAACCTATTTTCAGTTTTTGTCTGATCAGCAGTTGAATTTGTCAAATACCAAGAATCCTGTGTGCATAGTTTCCCCAAAATGACCAAAATTCCAGTCGCTTCATTTGTTCTTAACGGATACAACCCCTGGGGTAGGTCACTGGTAAAAAGAATGGGAATGTGAGCCCCAGATGGCCTCAATACCTCTGGCACAGGGGAAGTACCAGTCTGAGCCCACCGAACACGATGCCTCAGCACTTGCATGGCCTCTGGTCCTAAGGCTGTGCCCAGTAGCTGCACAGCCCACAAGAACTAAATTTCTCCACAGGGTAAGTCCTGGATTATCCATAGCAGACCTCCATCATTTGTTCTGGGTATTTCACTTGGGCATCTGAGTCTATCCTGACTGAGACCCAGGATGCTGACCTCACTGGATATCAGTCACCCAGGTTCTcttgttctctggcttctgcttGGATTTGGCCAATGGGAGGCATGGACAAGGAGATGTAAGTGCATCAGGACAGAAAGCCTGGGCTGTCCACTCCAGCTCCCTTCCTA
The genomic region above belongs to Jaculus jaculus isolate mJacJac1 chromosome 5, mJacJac1.mat.Y.cur, whole genome shotgun sequence and contains:
- the Pdpn gene encoding podoplanin isoform X1, coding for MWKALALLWVLGSAWLCDPAQGAVVGLLEDDIVTQAAKDGVATPGLEDSIVTTHVVDGSYHLTDKTPLVQTSTENRAKPPIEDLPTPGIPDHSHEETQSTPTPKVVTSHPTDTKTSHPGRDEAAGEAQTTDGKDGLAIVTLVGIIVGVLLAIGFVGVIIVVVMRKISGRFSP
- the Pdpn gene encoding podoplanin isoform X2 — its product is MCKEQVLTWHVVLKAAVVGLLEDDIVTQAAKDGVATPGLEDSIVTTHVVDGSYHLTDKTPLVQTSTENRAKPPIEDLPTPGIPDHSHEETQSTPTPKVVTSHPTDTKTSHPGRDEAAGEAQTTDGKDGLAIVTLVGIIVGVLLAIGFVGVIIVVVMRKISGRFSP